From the Erythrolamprus reginae isolate rEryReg1 chromosome Z, rEryReg1.hap1, whole genome shotgun sequence genome, one window contains:
- the RNF212B gene encoding E3 ubiquitin-protein ligase RNF212B: MDWFHCNQCFIQEKSDFSITSCGHIFCQKCAGTDKCPSCGTRCKYLSLKDNMKQEVKKFFKNPVETALNYITHISQVWAFQKSQMDLLVSFYKKNASKAEGALQQALHKLTIQEKELEAVQKENRELKKKYFDLKAFPRQYQDCRNSTPKPIAITPPSQTVTPQLVLQRSSEMVSRASSMDSISSGVSHPSSWQHTTRTTPAVSRNATPSSASMQSLFSRASPSTSETPNFNIFRLQTPMTRLSQSANNPGQPQETPYFNLGIFPDATGASVLDHNAERLRPLQLRFTPHSTPSFLHRYSSISQIYQQ, from the exons ATGGATTGGTTTCATTGCAATCAGTGCTTCATCCAAGAGAAATCTGACTTTTCAATTACTAGCTGTGGACACATATTTTGCCAAAAATGTGCTGGTACAG ATAAATGTCCTTCTTGTGGAACAAGATGCAAATATCTGTCTCTAAAAGATAAT ATGAAACAAGAAGTAAAGAAGTTTTTCAAAAACCCTGTTGAAACAGCACTCAACTATATTACTCATATCTCTCAG GTATGGGCATTCCAGAAGAGCCAGATGGACCTACTGGTCTCTTTCTACAAAAAAAATGCTTCAAAAGCCGAAGGAGCACTCCAGCAAGCTCTCCACAAACTAACTATCCAGGAAAA AGAACTAGAGGCTGTACAGAAGGAAAACAGGGAACTGAAGAAGAAGTACTTCGACCTGAAG GCTTTTCCCAGGCAGTACCAGGATTGCAG AAACAGCACCCCAAAGCCAATTGCCATCACTCCTCCATCACAGACAG TTACACCACAACTAGTTCTTCAGCGTTCCAGTGAGATGGTCAG CCGTGCATCTTCTATGGATTCCATTTCTTCTGGTGTCAGCCATCCATCAAGCTGGCAG CATACCACGAGAACCACCCCGGCGGTCTCTAGGAATG CCACTCCATCTTCAGCCTCCATGCAGAGCTTATTCTCCAG GGCATCTCCTTCTACTTCTGAAACCCCCAATTTCAACATCTTCAGGCTTCAAACTCCGATGACGAGACTAAGTCAGAGTGCCAATAATCCTGGGCAGCCACAGGAAACTCCATACTTCAACCTCGGCATCTTTCCTG ATGCAACAGGTGCGTCTGTTCTTGACCACAATGCTGAAAGGCTGCGTCCCCTACAG CTGCGATTCACACCTCACTCTACACCATCCTTTCTCCACAG GTATTCATCCATCAGCCAAATCTATCAGCAATAA
- the HOMEZ gene encoding homeobox and leucine zipper protein Homez, giving the protein MPSNKDAPGCLVSPAGLICLPPISEDLQLVWTQSAQTSDLDGNQHLLQTFSYFPYPSLSDLALLCLRHGLHMEKVKAWFMAQRLRCGISWSAEEIEETRARLIYHQDQLHFSCLLAGNEGGSWHQTCKSPSYHHHHHHQQQQLAPHSLHYSSKYLENQQPFLTSLNHCNTAPGTKEFGTITQDIWKLQENTPSPHYKKSQEHFEPSGIMVNFQNTKETVSGAYPPITRLGLDYNLPDSHTMAWSFPAASQPPAESITPAVNGGHHPVIVPLGSLVKAAPSSSKVTTNVVDRQNHQHSESDQQMSLPEVLRKPRRKTKEQLDLLKAFFLHQQWARREDYHHLEQVTGLPRAEIIQWFGDTRYALKHGQLKWFRDNAVQSPEPASSGGPPPPQPCSNLPDTSPLEQYWATHAQLQENDLPMLCYKSGMSAEQTMEWFRSHLPVPCEVEVCLGDDDDEVDEEVAAAMMKAEDEDYDEDEEEEEEEDED; this is encoded by the coding sequence ATGCCCTCCAATAAGGACGCCCCTGGCTGCCTTGTCTCACCAGCAGGTTTGATCTGCTTGCCGCCCATCTCTGAGGACCTCCAGCTGGTGTGGACTCAATCGGCCCAGACAAGTGACCTGGACGGTAACCAGCACCTGCTGCAAACTTTCAGCTACTTCCCATATCCCAGCCTTTCCGACTTAGCTTTGCTCTGCCTGCGTCACGGCCTGCACATGGAGAAGGTGAAGGCGTGGTTCATGGCACAGCGGCTGCGCTGCGGCATCAGTTGGAGCGCTGAGGAAATCGAAGAGACTCGGGCTCGCCTCATCTATCACCAAGACCAGCTTCACTTTAGTTGCCTGCTTGCTGGCAATGAGGGCGGCTCCTGGCACCAGACTTGTAAAAGCCCTTcgtaccaccaccatcaccaccaccagcagcagcagttGGCTCCCCACTCCCTGCACTACTCCAGTAAATATCTGGAGAACCAGCAACCTTTTCTAACCTCCCTAAATCATTGTAATACAGCTCCAGGGACAAAAGAATTCGGGACAATCACTCAGGACATTTGGAAACTACAGGAAAACACCCCGTCGCCCCACTATAAGAAATCTCAGGAACATTTTGAACCTTCAGGGATCATGGTGAATTTTCAAAATACCAAAGAGACCGTCTCCGGTGCTTATCCACCCATCACACGCCTCGGCCTGGATTATAACCTTCCGGATTCTCACACGATGGCCTGGAGTTTTCCTGCAGCATCCCAACCGCCCGCTGAGTCCATCACTCCTGCTGTTAATGGCGGGCACCACCCGGTGATTGTTCCGCTGGGTTCTTTGGTGAAAGCCGCCCCGTCCTCCTCTAAAGTTACAACCAACGTCGTGGACCGTCAAAACCATCAGCACTCTGAAAGCGATCAGCAGATGTCTTTGCCAGAGGTTTTACGGAAGCCTAGACGGAAGACAAAGGAACAACTGGATTTGTTAAAGGCCTTCTTCCTTCACCAGCAGTGGGCCAGAAGAGAGGATTATCACCACTTAGAGCAGGTAACTGGGCTACCCCGAGCAGAGATCATCCAGTGGTTTGGAGACACACGTTACGCCCTGAAGCATGGTCAGCTGAAATGGTTCCGGGACAATGCAGTGCAGAGTCCGGAGCCTGCGTCCTCAGGaggacctcctcctcctcagccgtGCTCAAATCTTCCAGACACAAGCCCCCTGGAACAGTATTGGGCTACCCATGCGCAGCTGCAGGAGAATGACTTGCCGATGCTCTGCTACAAATCGGGAATGAGTGCGGAGCAAACGATGGAGTGGTTTCGCTCACACTTGCCGGTCCCATGTGAGGTGGAAGTGTGTTTGGGGGATGATGACGATGAAGTAGACGAAGAGGTGGCGGCAGCAATGATGAAGGCGGAAGACGAAGActatgatgaagatgaagaagaggaagaggaagaggacgaaGATTGA
- the LOC139152967 gene encoding twisted gastrulation protein homolog 1-B-like, with translation MRWWVVLLFVAAAWAVGAHAKRCNKALCASDVSKCLLQEMCQCKDNRTRCCRQCAFCLAKLWQPCCDCVGLCDERISSASHPAQRSSMHDLVSPVPSLFRALLALSNNHPALGWSIVTLSLEEELRQNHVDTGHLLLGPHTDLAHPDPDTAKGPNATAPVCQSIYFNDCLSMSRCRAACQSVGAWRYRWFHSACCQCLGPDCQGYGSAHANCSNCQD, from the exons ATGCGCTGGTGGGTGGTTTTGCTTTTCGTGGCAGCCGCATGGGCTGTGGGTGCCCACGCCAAGAGGTGCAACAAAGCACTTTGTGCCAGTGACGTCAGCAAGTGTTTGCTGCAG GAAATGTGCCAGTGCAAAGACAACCGTACCCGTTGCTGTCGGCAGTGCGCGTTCTGCCTGGCTAAACTCTGGCAGCCTTGCTGTGACTGCGTAG GTCTGTGTGATGAACGCATTTCATCCGCTTCCCACCCGGCCCAACGAAGTTCCATGCATGATTTGGTGTCTCCGGTACCATCCCTGTTCCGGGCCCTCCTGGCGCTCTCCAATAACCACCCTGCTCTCGGCTGGAGCATCGTGACCCTGTCGTTAGAAGAGGAACTTCGGCAAAACCACGTGGATACCGGACACCTTCTGCTGGGACCGCATACAG ACCTGGCACATCCGGATCCGGATACCGCAAAGGGCCCGAATGCAACAGCACCAGTTTGCCAGTCCATTTACTTCAACGACTGCCTGTCCATGAGCCGCTGCCGCGCAGCCTGCCAGTCAGTGGGCGCTTGGCGCTACCGCTGGTTTCACAGCGCCTGCTGCCAATGCCTGGGGCCGGACTGCCAGGGCTACGGGAGTGCCCACGCCAATTGCTCCAACTGCCAGGACTGA